aataCCCACTACCGCAATCTTTTTCGGCGGTGGGTTGTTGTAAAATCCGCTCTTAAATCATTTCTGCATCACATATAGACGACTCTAGCTAAATTTGGAGTCTGTGGGAGCTacgacttaaaaaataaaaattttcattgttaaacCACCCCCGCAACCCCCTGTGGGATGAGCTACCACAAAATTCGTTCATAGACTATTTCTACATCTCTTACAGAAGATTCCTaccaaatttggaatttatagGAGCTATAGCtctatatagtttttaaactatagtttaaaaacggGAATTGTTCATTGTTAACCCCCCCGCAATCCCCTTGGGGGgatgaatttcttaaaatccgTTTTTAGTTGACCTCTACATAACGAAAGTAATATTCCTACCAAGTTTCACATTACTAAGTCCTATAGTTCCCGAGATTTCGTGATGAGTAACTATCGAAATTGGAATTCTTAGCTGAATGTAAAAGAACATTATCCGTTTTGTAAACTCCGTTGCCATGGAAACAAAAGAATCAAGAGAAAACGCTTGCAATTAGCGGGATAAATcttcataaaagtaaaacagccataaaaaaaatgaaggaaCGTTAgaattcgaaaaataaatagccaTAAACCATTTAGGAAAAATTTCGCATCGAATAGTGGTAGTTTCATGCCGATACGATCGGTGGTTTAGGCGTGATTGAGCCTCAAACGAAgaccattttcattttatatatatagatagaagatatattatttgctATTTAATTACCGAAGGAGGTTAATTAGACGCAATTGGCCTAAAATAATGAGTGTCACAGTAattacttttgtatgaaaatgagcAGGAAGTGGAAGGAAATTGAACATAAAAATGTTGccattgtgttttttatttttctatgaacATTATACTAGTTCAATGTGACATTATATATgatactagcggacccgacagacgttgtcctgtctacacgtctttaatttgaaaatttcaaactttttttaataagctaaaacattctagaccattttgatgaaaattattattcaaatgttatgacaatatctaacgatccatttttttaatttgatcgcagcgctaactaaaattaaaattcgaatattatttaaaacaagctgccccggcgaactttgttccgccttaatggcaataaataagcagtttgtttttttttattggaaaaaatacaaaaaaatttaatacctacattaataaagaaagaaagaaagaaagaaataactttattagacacaaaatacattaattgtttctataaagtagagtaataatataatcattcattattaagcaaaaacaaacaagtaCTTGACCATTACCGATAGTCAGCATTTGCTCTGAAGCAGATGTATCactaagcaatgtaactctcatgtttgttgtcagctgcagtttcttcacatagcgccatagatttgacgatttgaggcaagtgtttatttcgtcgacagccgtagatcttggaattactggcagtatttggcggaaatcgccagacagtaaaatcattgctcctccaaaacatcttgactcattgcgtaaatcttttaatgttcggttaagtgcttctaatgcacgtttatgcgccattgtgcattcgtcccagatgatgattttcgatgccgctaaaacttttgccattgctgagtgttttgcaatattacacgttggttcttcaatagtttgaagatttaacggtaattttaattctgaatgagccgtacggcatccttctaacaatgtgactgctatttcagaagaagcaactgcaaccgctatgttggatctcgcccgaacagttgctaaaactaatgacatgaggaatgtcttgccagttccaccaagggcatctaggaaatataaaccaccattttcatcatcgtttgccttcattaaagtatcataaacttccttttgttggtaattcaacagggttacattcgtttgaactactaaatctaattcctggtgatcatattcacgttcccgttccaatactcgattaaatgcgtctttcgacaacaacaacaaatagaaacattcatcattctttggatgaactgaatACATACGACCATATCGAGTTTTATaattctcttcactgtttatacgaatgtgcaatggcactatcattacatttaattatttatttaatagaaatattttgaatattgatttcttacaaatatcaagttgtcatatatacgtcattacatagctgtcattatacgtcaattacatagctatcatttgcgttttattattcttttttgttataccacgttttatagtgactgacgtttcatgtcaagtcccacgggaacgctgtcgaacgggataaaaagtatcctatgtccgtctcctggctctaagctacctacataccaattttcacacaaatctgttcttccgttcttgagttataagtggtgtaactaacacgacattcttttatatatatagatttgtaATTTGACAATTTACTGCAATACTGAATTActgattttatacatttaatttgacaGTTCCAGATACGACCTACGCcgtaaacataaacatttttatacggTGACATTTAggcaaagtaataaataaatattttttcacaaatatGTAGTCGTAAATTCTGTTTTTACTTTTGTGCCAAATAAGCAAAATTACTCAATAAACTTTTTGTAAAAAGCAACGTTCCCCAAAGCTTGTCACTTACTTTGACGTCTGACAAATAATGAACGATTGCCATTTGCGCTTGCCGACCAATCAGGTTGAATAAAATGGCCGCCTTATAATGGGCTTTTCCACATTTACGTagtgcaaaaaaaattgcttgcttcattttattaatatcaaccccatatttaattacaatagaaCTTAATTAGGACTCTCCAAGTGATAGGACATTATAAATTGTTGCCATTAAaggtaagtattatttgttgcaatgatacaaaaattaatatgtccACGTAAGTGTTgcaagaatttttaataaacttgtcAAAACTAACAATAAGCTCattgtttacattatatatttgaatttaaaccgagcaaaattaataaaaaataaaccaactGCATTCTATCTTAGCAGAAATAAGCTTAATATGGCGGCGGTTACCTGgtgatttatatttgtatacctTGATATGATTCTGTTACCATGTCATTTGTTTCTATGTTTCACCCATACAATACACCTTGAAGAACAAATACCTTATTTTCCCAATAATAAATTGGCAAAGTATATGcatggtaattttatttttaaatagttttacaaatgtctatatttaaatatattcatattctaCAACTGTATGAAAGCTCTCTATATACACCTTGttcattgaataattatttttgggtCTTTTTCTGATACTAATACACTTACACACAATAGATTACATATTATGACAATTGTAATTACATAAGAGCAAAATCAGACCatattcaattttgtatttgaaatatttaaatatggagTGAAGGAATCTAGTAATGCACGAGTCCATTTTGCATTTTCTATGAAATTATCCAAgggatatttttatacaatctcactcatttttgtataaaaatgaaactcATTGATTCCTTATCTTGATGGTTATACCTAATGTGACCAGACTTTTGGAACAGGACTGTCCCTTTTTCCAATTACGAGTCTCGGTGTCCCCGAAATGAACGGAGAGACGCAAAATTGTCCCATTTTCAGAAACCACTCGAAAATTTGAGCAGcagaatatttgaaaaaatttgTCGTAATCCTCACTagctatattaaaacaaatttgtttgtctgataaatataactaaatgtTTTAGGTACCTACTTAGGTTTTTCAGATTCATAACATCTAAGCAAtgtaacttaaaaagtttttttttcattgactaCTTTTTTGGcctaaattaaaccaaattttGAGTCAAAGAATAAATGGTCACTTTAGTTATACCCCTAGTCTAAATAATCCCTTAAAGTAGTCCATTatatctttacatataattgttttgaatGAGAATATGAAAAGAGATGTGTGCTCTAATTGAAATTGTGCAAACTCCTTTATTTCATAGGAATTGGATGATTACCTTTGAAGTAATTTTGAGTAACAAATAGAGATGGATAGTTaatattgaacaaaaaaaataacaatgtaaTAACCAATAGGTGTACAATAGAATTAAGTTGACTGTATATCTAATATGATATTCTAAACATCAACATTTAGTCTTTTCAGTTTACTTTGGAACTCTTCTTTATAGTATAAGTTGCCAATATTGTCTGGCCAAATTATGAGTTTTATGCGTTTTGTAGGAAGCCAAGTTTAAACAGCAGTGAAATCAATTTTTCTTATTCTTATAACCATTTATGAAGTTTGACTTATGACAAAATTGTGATTTGAGATACTAATTACGTAGTATATTGACCATTgtgtcttaatttattttatttctattctttcTGCCTAAGTAATTGTAGTATTTTAGCTAACAAAGGTAGCCTTGTAGAAATCAAGCACCTCCATTTGCACAAATTTTTtgagaaacttttttttatacataatatgtcttCACTAAGACATAATGGAATATTACAATCTAGTCTAACTTAAgagtaataagtaatttaagattattcATTTTACTAAAGCGTTTTACTGAAACAACACaaactaatatattgtatttttcagATTCTGTGACAATCGACCATGTCTGATGTAGAAGGTACATCACTAGAAGCATTATCTGAGTTTAAAGATGGCGGTAAGTTACTCattgtatcattaaaaaaacttgtataaGCTTAACATCTGGCGGCTCTTCTGCTCTTCGGCCAAAGAtctacaaaacaatattttgtgtatagTGTATTTCATCAAGTttcatttacaattattgCTAATAGCTGCTCTTGccaaattatatcaataatttaataggttattaggtgatcagcttcctCTGACACACATGGGACTAACACTGGTTTTCCGGCTGTTTTCACAATGCAGCTGAGTCTTAAATATGTACATGGAAAGTTTATTGGTGGACAGTTGATCAAACATATAAATcttgataaataaaagcaaGCTAAGCTCTAGATATAAATGCTAGTGATATCAAGACTAAGTGTTTTGCAGGGAGCATTACTTGTgccatttttttatgtgaaatttgtaatttcaGGTAATTTAGAAATTGTAGAAATACAATGTGAAAAAGATCTTCAAGAGGTGAgctaatttttaagtttaaataaaagttgaaattggttatagacatttaagtattttaaaaaaataaaattattttgcctttatctttcaaattgtgtttactcGGTGAAAaaagagattaaaaaaatgcttagtgcgaataaaattatcttgattttttttctatttagaaGGTGAAAAAATACTCAATTGACATATTACCAAAGTTATAGACCGTCATAAACCATGACAATTACTGTCAAGTTGATAATTAAGTTCGTCTTTATAAtcagtttaattaattgaattatagaaaaaataatgacagggttattattttttcataattaaaatgaaatgaaattaattttaactaattagcattttaactaattaaaattagttaaaatgcTAATGTCgtcggctaatggcgacgtgtatctcgctcgtatatatacatattattaataataataataataataataataaaatcatttatttcagaccaatCAACTAGTCCATATgttgttagtatagtaaaacttataagacttataactatgttagtaaaattattaaaaacatttagttcATTAGTCTACGTTGATTTGAGACACCCGGCACACGGGCATGTATATGAACCCAGTGTCTCAAAACAGCACATTCAGGCTTATTTGCTATAACCATCAGGATATTGTTGGTACTCGCACGAACCCCACGCATCAGTGAGGCGTAACCACTGGTGCTTTCGGGACAGCCAATCATAAGACTTGTCGAAGATGCTTCCATTAGGTTGGATGCACTATACACCAGCCATCCTACACAGATTAtaacaatttctatttttattttaattaattaattaattaaaaatttatgttcaaCCATAtcccatattttaattataaattaaaactacttaGCACAGCGGTTCGACGCCATAACATGAGATGAGATCCAATGCTTGAGAATCGAACCGTCCATTCTTTGAGCGACAACTTGCAGAATGCTGCTCACACTGCCACGCACACGGCACATCAGAGACGCCACTCTTTTACGAATTATAGATGGAAAATCATCTATTCGCGCTTCCGCAAACATGCCTGATGCGCTACAAAAACGCGGCAGCCCCAGCAGCATCCTGAAAGCATTATTATACTGTATGCGAAGAGCGCTGAATGCCCGTTGAGTATAGTCGGTCCACAAGCTGCATGTGTAAAAGCTCTGGCAATAGGCCCTAAATAGTGTAAGCTTGACATTTTTAGAGCATTTAGCAAACCTACGAATCAACATGTTACTCCTGACAGCCAGCGCCCTTCGCTCCCTTTCAACATCCATATCGTCACTCAGTGAATCAGTGACCCAGTGTCCCAGATACTTAAAACTAGAAACTACTTTGAGTACTCTGCCTCCAAGAGAGACAGGCGGTATTTGTTGGTGCTGTTTAGTTCCCGCCTTAAATATAAGCAACTCACTCTTAGCAGCGTTGTATCTGAGACCATGGGCCTCCGCATAACGCTCACAAATGCTCAAAAGTTTTCTTAGGGCACTGATTGATGGGCTCAACAACACCATATCATCAGCGTAGCTTATATTGTTGATGATCATCCCATCTATAGAGCATCCTACCATGGAGTCATTGAGCTCACCAATCAGCCTGTCCATATACAGATTGAAGAGCTTTGTTGACGTTATCCCCCCCTGTCTTACTCCACACTCCATTCTGTATGTTTGTGATAGTGATCCTGCCCACCGCACAACATTTTCTTGAGACCCATACCAAAACTTAAACAATTCTATAAGCTCACAAGGTAAAGTTGTGTCTTCGTACAGCTTCTGCCATAGCTTTCCATAAGACACTAGGTCGAAGGCCTTGGACAGGTCAAGGAAACATGCATAAACAGGTGTTTTCCTGTCTGTATAATACCTGACAGTGTGCTTAAGACAAAGCACAGCTGTTTCAGTGGAAAGTCCTGTCTTAAAGCCAAACTGCGCATCATGGAGACaaagatgtttattaaggTGTTTGTCCAGCACACTATCCAGCACCCGAGCAACAATGGTGGCCAATGAAATGGGTCTGTAATTATTGATATCGGACATATCACCCGTACGATTTTTTACAATTGGCACCACCAAAGTTCTCATCATACTACTAGGTAAATATGTGTGCCGCAGACAGAAGTTGAAAAGCATGGAAAGCACTCGAGGCAAATGAACACCCGCATGCTGTAGATGTTCAATGCTAAGAGAGTCATGGCCCGGCGACCTGCCACGTGCCATACCTTTCACTGCAGCATCGACCTGACTACTAGTGAAGAGGACTTGAGGCTTATTAGTGCAATCTCTAGTTTGCACTAATAAGCCAAGTATTAATAAGTTTCtcaagttctttaaacataatttcagGAAACTCCCGTTCAATATGACGAGGATAGCGATTACCAAAATGTTTCCTGTATGCAAGTCGTCGACGAATCGGGGAAGAGCAATGTGCTGGATTTGCTGAATATGACTCTTATCAAGTGAGTATTTCTAAGGATTTTTAATGCTTATATCTAGGCAACACTGAAAATTGttgccaatatttttaatgtttttctaAGTAATACCCGTTCCACTcacatcgtcgcattcgatggaaccacttAGGaaagcagtgggcccattcttccttagCGTTCTCTTCTATGGCATTTTAACAGAAGGTTTGGGTTCTGTTTCTTAAGAGCAGACGATCAGCCTGTGCCTGTTTGGGTCTGAAGGCATTAGAGCAGCGATGCGGTGTGGCGATATAATTTACCCCTAGCCGCCTCGTCTTGCAGGTCGCGAGACCGCgctctcacgatgttttcttttaacagGCTTGTGTTGGACATAAACAACTAGTCTATTGGAGTCGCCCTGAAGTTTGTACAATTAACATTTCAGATGTTACACCGCCGAGGGAGAATCCTACCGCTTGGTGACCAGCAATGCACAGGGCAACGACTCGGAGACGGTGACGTGTATATTGTCAAACGAGGGAGATGGTGAGATTTTGTTGTCTCATTTCATTCAGGATAGATGTCGATGTTTTTAAAGTGTTTTCTGTAGTGTGTAATTTTTTCTAGAGTACCttcactttttaatatataattttcagatCAAGAGCAATTTATGGTTGTGgacgaaaataatatatatctacaaGCTGAATATGCTGAAAACTATGAAAATGCTGAAAACgataaaaatgatgaaaacTATGAAAATGCTGAAAACgataaaaatgatgaaaacTATGAAAATGCTGAAAtctatgaaaataatgaaaacaatgaaaataatgaaaaaagtgAAACCAATGGAAATGATAGAAATCCAAAAACGGCGACTGtggtaagtaattaatattgtcgTGATGACTTGAGGTACTGAGGaagagaattaaataaataatttaataaattgaatataggtatattgttaatgttgtgcgtgcgactctcatacctgactTCGTAGGTTCGttgtttctatgtgcgcaGTGAACATTTGCTCcaacggcgaaggaaaacatacaccatgtcaggcacaggagtcTAATCACCCGttggccaagacctaaagaggttgcagtgccactgatttcttttctatataggtattgttaatattggtattagagtgtccatgggcggcgggaTCACTGAACatcgggtgagcctcctgcccttttgccgcccgttctataaaaatataaattcggGAAGAAATATGAGAACATTAAGTTTTGGAAGAGCTCCATCTATTGGCACCAAATGACCATTTGCCCCTTTTTAGGGTTAGGGTTTTCTCATCCTCATCATCctcattattattgtatattgagTATTcacttaaagtattttaatagctGCAACCTCGGAGGAAGTTtgataagtataattaatataattaattgcagAACCAGCCACCGAGCCCGCAATGGATATTGGAAAAGGCGAAAGCGTATCAGCAATCGAAGTGAGTTCGTTTAATATCACTAGGAATCACAATTTTAGCCTGTGGAAGAGAAAAGTCAACATTTTCTCTTTTTCATATAGATTGGCTACAATGCTTCCTCTTTATGTCGGTACGATGACGTCACTTGCTAtcgttttttttagaacaggaggctcacccgatGTTGAGTGATCCCGCCGCCCGTGGACACTCTCaaagccagagggctcgcgagtgcgttgccggtcttttaagaattggtacgctctcttctggaaggaccctaagtcgacgAATGGGTTCGGAAAAACTTCAATAGGCAGCTGGTTACACGAAGTAGTGGTGCGCGGAAGGGAGGgcctcttcttcttcttccgTCTTTACGAGATGATCCTCCAACAACCTAAGGCCACTGTGCGGCCTTAGAGACGCTTTTGAGAGCTGATGtcctatacatatatatatatatatatatatatatataaataaaacacgtttattttggaacataagatcatctaggtatcactaattattccacgtcaatcaattcgaacttgtaggcatccctactcatcggcaaagacagagggtgtaggccgagagaaaaagccggcgaaaaaaactctcggtactcttttaaaaaagcaaatcatcaaacaatatttaaaacaaatatatcaaattatattttaaattatagattgcacgaatagccctCTTCTGCAGAATGAAAACAGATTCGACATCAGCAGCGTGATCCCATAACAATAAGCCATAAGTCATTAAGCTGTGAaagtactaaaataaacaagtttagctgtatcgacatcagtcagtgagcgaatttttttaaccgcgtAAGCTGCACAACTAAGTCTCTTCGCCAATCCGTTGATATGAGGGGACCACTGAAGTTTTGAATCCAAGGTGATCCCAAGAAATACAGTTGTATCATCCAGATTCAATtcctcattatttataattggtctAGTACCCATAACCCTCGCATTTCttgcacaaaatttaatgcatttcgttttttttgcATTAAGCAGAAGGTTATTCACAATCAAATGCTTTGGATAAGTCGCAGAAAACACCCAAGGCGTCATGCTACTCCTAAACCTtaactatatatctatataactcAACGCCGGCATCGGCTGTCGAGCGACCCTTGGTAAAACCGAACTgattattgtgtaataatttgtttgcgttaaaattacttacaagttgatttaatatagttttttcaaagattttactacAGGTAGGTAGTACGGAAATAGGTCTAAAGTTACTGGGGTCGGACATATTACCTGCtttaaataaaggaattaCTTTACTATGTTTCATAAGATCGGGAAACTCCCCACTTTCGATAcaattgttgaaaattataGCTAGATGGGGGgcaattatatcaattatgctactaattatttttatagaaataccCCAAAGATCGGTAGTGTTCTTAATATCAATAGTTCTAAATATTGTAACTATATCGTCGGCACCAATGGGTCGGAATGTAAAACTGACCTTGCACTCGTTTACATTATCTTTGAGCAGCGATTCAGCGAGGGCGGGAGACGATTGAAGAGACTTAGTAGTCGAAATTGGAATGTCAGAAAAGTACTTATCAAAAACAGTCGCTATCTCTTCGTTAGATTTGATTATAGTGTTACCGACACATAGTTCGATGTCACGATTGCGATCTTTGACTCTTCCAGTTTCACTATCAATTATCTTCCAagtcattttagttttatttgtactaTTTACAAtcttgttttgtatatataaggACTTGGCCGCgtaacaaacttttttaaataatttagaataatttctaaCATAGAGAGTAAATTCTTCATTATGATTGTATGACTTTTCAGCGTAAAGGTCAAACAACCGTTgtctacttttataaattcccgCTGTCGCCCAATCACTGATCGATTTACGCTGCGAATCAGAGACTTTCTTTGGGGTAAAGATGGTTTTGAACTccttatttatacaatcaCTTAGATTGTTGTATTGTGTATCAACGGTAGTACCTACCGGTAATAGAGGTAGgtgtttacctatattatgTCTAAATCTCACCATTcgctttttatttactggaaCAAACACACTGCTCTTTTTTACTTGTTTCACCACTTTACATTTTAGCGCCACTAACTGTCCACAGTGATCTGAGCTAAGATTTGTTGTAATTGAGGTTTGCATTGCCTCTGCATCTGTAAATACATTATCTATACATGTAGCAGTGGAACTTGTAATTCTAGTGGGCTCGAGAAACAAGTTTACAAGAttgtaagattttaataaaatattgaattttttactaatggaggtattttctaataagt
Above is a genomic segment from Pieris rapae chromosome Z, ilPieRapa1.1, whole genome shotgun sequence containing:
- the LOC110999391 gene encoding uncharacterized protein LOC110999391; the encoded protein is MSDVEGTSLEALSEFKDGGNLEIVEIQCEKDLQEETPVQYDEDSDYQNVSCMQVVDESGKSNVLDLLNMTLIKCYTAEGESYRLVTSNAQGNDSETVTCILSNEGDDQEQFMVVDENNIYLQAEYAENYENAENDKNDENYENAENDKNDENYENAEIYENNENNENNEKSETNGNDRNPKTATVNQPPSPQWILEKAKAYQQSKTLLASLQRRQRKGRRRKGELPPPHELLTSPTFKLYLYSCKMCNFKCNAIKELQVHRAAEHIGGISYRGRNSTIALQCPKCPYRAHTHGQLSKHNTQSHVKRDTGVTYGEAINLDTDEVNAADVLVCGACGFESPSKEVFRTHIQKEHGAMAC